In the Halorubrum ruber genome, TACAGCGTCCGCAGGCTGCGGCCGTTGAACGTGTCGAAGAACACCTGATCGCGGCTGACCCGGCGGAGCTCCTTCGCGAACGGGACCGGGTCGTCCATCAGGTGGAAGAAGCGCATCGCGACGACCGTGTCGAAGTGGTCGTCCGGGAACGGGAGCCGCGAGGCGTCGCCGCGGAGGAACTCGACCGCGTCGGCGTGACCGGCGGCCGCGACCTTCTCGCGGGCCTGTTCGAGCATCTCGCGGGAGACGTCGAGCCCGACGACGTCCGCCCCTTGGTCGGCGAGCATCGTCGTGAACCGCCCGGTGCCGCAGGCGACCTCCAGCACGCGGTGGCCCGGGTCGATCGGGCCGAGTGCGGCGAGGACGGCCTCCTTCTCCCGGCGGTCGATGAGCTGTCCGCCGCCGGAGAAGCGGACGTCGTCGTACTCCTCGGCGACCTCGTCGGCCTGGTACCAATCCTGTCCCTTCACGTTGTCCGTGATGGAGCCCGGACCGACAAAACCGTACTGGATGCGGTCCGGCGGCGGCCCCTGTGCGGTCGGTCGGACGCGGTCCGGTGGGGACTCCGTGGGGAGCCCGCAGTCACCCGCTCGTGGCGACGTTCTCGGCCGGAATCTTGACGATCACACGTGCGCCCTCTTCCTCGTCATGGTGGGGGTACTCGTCGACGCCGAAGTAGCGGCGGGCGAGCTCGTCGATGTGTTCGCGCGCGCCCTCCTCCGTCAGCTCTGCCTCGCCGCGGACGGAGACGTACCGGTACGGGTCGTCGGGGTCGAGCACGCTGACGCCGACCTTCGGGTTGTGTCGGACGTTCCGCTCCTTGCGTCGCCCGCGGGCGGTGTTCACGAGGACGTACTCGCGGTCCTCGTGGTCGACCCACACCGGCGTGACGTGGGGGAGTCCATCCGGTCCGACGGTGGCGAAGTGCGCGTACGACTCGGCTTCGAGGATGTCGATGTGGGACTCGGGTATCACGCGACGTGATAGGGCCCCGCGTCGGAAAACCTACCTCATAGATCGTCTATGATAGGCGGACGAAAAGTGATATTAACACATTATATTATCACAGGCAGATTCCCCTATATGTAGCCAACCTTTACCAGTACTCACGGGATTCGTGTGAGACATGAGTACCAGTCCCGCGGAGACCGCTGACCAGGACCGCCTGTCGGAGTCCGAGTACCGCGACCGCCTGCGCGAGCTGCCCCCGAGCGCGAAGCTCGTCGCGAAGGTGCTGGAGGGGGACGCCCCCCTCTCGCAGGGCGGCCTCGCTGAGGAGTCGCTGCTCCCCGACCGCACCGTCCGCTACGCGCTCAACCGCCTCGAGGAGGAGGGCCTCGTCGACTCGCGGTACAGCTTCAAGGACGCGCGCAAGCAGGTGTACTACCTGACGACCTGAACGGCTCTCGCACCGTAGCTCATCGTCTCCCGCACCGTTCTCGACGACCGCGCCGGCTCGGCGCCGGTTCGGCCGCACCGACCGCACACGCAGTCCTTTTTACCTCCTCGCCACGATAGCGGCTCGTATGGACCTCTCGGTCGTCGTCCCGACGCTCAACGGTCGGGACCGGTTGGCCGCCTGCCTCGACGCGCTGGCGGCCGAGGCCACCGACGCCGAGGTGATCGTCGTCAACGGTCCCTCGGCCGACGGCACGACCGGCATGGTTCGCGACCGCGACGACGTCGACGTGTTAGTCGAGATATCCGACCGCACCGTCAACGTCGCCCGCAACGCCGGCATCGAGGTGGCGACGGGCGACGCGGTCGCGCTGGTCGACTACGACAACCGGATCGAGCCGGGGTGGCGCGACGCGGTCGCCGACGGCCTCGACGCGGCCCCCGTGGTCTCGGGACCGGTGACGCCGATCCCGCCGAGCGGGGCGGACGCGGGAGCTGACCGCCCGGACGACGCGCCGGCCGACGACCCGAGCGAGCCGGAGCGCAACCGAATCGCGGGTCGAGACGTCACCTACTTCGAGAGCGGGAACGTCGCGTTCCGGCGGGACGCCCTCCGGGACCTCGACGGCTTCGACGAGTACCTCCGGGTCGGCGGCGCGCGCGACGCGGCCCACCGGCTCGCGCGTATGGACCGCGAGGTGGCGTGGCGGCCGGCGATGGCCGCGCGGAAGGAGCTCCCGACCCCGACCGCCGCGGACGGCGGGCGGAGCGCCCACGAGTGGGGCTGGAAGTACCGCGGGCTCGCCTACCGCCTACTGAAGAACTACGGCGTGCGGCCGACCGCCCTCCTCCGGACGGGGTCGCACGCGATCGGCGACGCGCTCGGCGCGGCAAAAGACGTGATCCGCGGCGAGTCGACTCCCTCACGGTGGGCCGCGACGGGCCGCGACGTGCTGGTCGGGCTCACCGGCGGGAGCTCCGACGGCCTCGTCGCGCGGCGCCGGGACCGGAGTCCCGCGCGGAACCCGAACGGCATCTCGACGCGCGCGGACCGCGCCGTCGCGAAGTACGACCGGCGGGCGGAGACGGACGGCGACGGCGGGAGCGGGGCGGACCGCGGCGACCGCGCCGCGGCCGAGGACGGAGCCACCGAGGCCGACGGCGACGACGCCAAGTGAGCCCCGGGCCTTTTAACCGGAACCGCGGCCTACGCTCCGCCAACGAATGGGACTCACGAAGCGCATCATCCCCTGTATCGACGTCGACCTCGACGAGGACGGCGACGCCGCGGTGTACACCGGCGTCAACTTCGAGAACTTAGAGTACACCGGCGACCCCGTCGAGCTGGCCAAGAAGTACAACGAGGCGGGCGCAGACGAGTTCGTCTT is a window encoding:
- a CDS encoding class I SAM-dependent methyltransferase; the encoded protein is MKGQDWYQADEVAEEYDDVRFSGGGQLIDRREKEAVLAALGPIDPGHRVLEVACGTGRFTTMLADQGADVVGLDVSREMLEQAREKVAAAGHADAVEFLRGDASRLPFPDDHFDTVVAMRFFHLMDDPVPFAKELRRVSRDQVFFDTFNGRSLRTLYTWLLPMGSRLYSERQVAAMLGEAGLTLANEEHDFVLPYGFYRELPGAVAKPFRALDEFAGDTVPGDYVASVSYWDARVPEEE
- a CDS encoding PPOX class F420-dependent oxidoreductase — encoded protein: MIPESHIDILEAESYAHFATVGPDGLPHVTPVWVDHEDREYVLVNTARGRRKERNVRHNPKVGVSVLDPDDPYRYVSVRGEAELTEEGAREHIDELARRYFGVDEYPHHDEEEGARVIVKIPAENVATSG
- a CDS encoding helix-turn-helix domain-containing protein, whose protein sequence is MSTSPAETADQDRLSESEYRDRLRELPPSAKLVAKVLEGDAPLSQGGLAEESLLPDRTVRYALNRLEEEGLVDSRYSFKDARKQVYYLTT
- a CDS encoding glycosyltransferase family 2 protein, yielding MDLSVVVPTLNGRDRLAACLDALAAEATDAEVIVVNGPSADGTTGMVRDRDDVDVLVEISDRTVNVARNAGIEVATGDAVALVDYDNRIEPGWRDAVADGLDAAPVVSGPVTPIPPSGADAGADRPDDAPADDPSEPERNRIAGRDVTYFESGNVAFRRDALRDLDGFDEYLRVGGARDAAHRLARMDREVAWRPAMAARKELPTPTAADGGRSAHEWGWKYRGLAYRLLKNYGVRPTALLRTGSHAIGDALGAAKDVIRGESTPSRWAATGRDVLVGLTGGSSDGLVARRRDRSPARNPNGISTRADRAVAKYDRRAETDGDGGSGADRGDRAAAEDGATEADGDDAK